The Lycium ferocissimum isolate CSIRO_LF1 chromosome 10, AGI_CSIRO_Lferr_CH_V1, whole genome shotgun sequence genome window below encodes:
- the LOC132034909 gene encoding UPF0496 protein At1g20180-like, which produces MELFRVPDKKKMTRNAERGLNVNEEYFGALRTKSYGDFFTKAQLLVNEPSSPNSQLYHNTFSEILLEPGQDKVTSILESAIFPAKKYDLKSLLSNYFNLSAEASKFCSHILKSINQVQSDYGFVEQVLDSIDNCSDIDQFGYLVLELRSFIIHNNPFSNIKKQDFTRINDEYSSVLQRLKYKKKRVARKIKLIKCVNKTSGVCVTAACGLVAVAALVLAAHTLAAIVIGPAILSVPIKPLRKKIMSFQFLKCGFLTKVGDQLDVAAKGTYILNRDFDTMSRLVARLHDEIDHNKAMIQLCLDKREDRFSLEVLKELKKSNIGFKKQVEELEEHVYLCLLTINRARALVITEIAKSCGNKSQGSSQ; this is translated from the coding sequence ATGGAGCTATTTCGTGTTCCAGATAAGAAGAAAATGACGAGAAATGCAGAAAGAGGTCTAAATGTGAACGAAGAGTACTTTGGAGCATTAAGAACAAAATCTTATGGTGATTTCTTTACAAAAGCTCAATTACTAGTAAATGAACCATCCTCTCCTAATTCTCAATTATATCACAATACATTCTCAGAAATTCTCCTTGAGCCAGGCCAAGACAAAGTAACATCCATTCTTGAATCAGCTATTTTTCCAGCCAAAAAATATGATCTCAAATCCCTTCTTTCAAATTACTTCAATCTAAGTGCAGAAGCATCAAAATTCTGCAGCCACATTCTGAAAAGCATTAACCAAGTCCAATCTGACTATGGTTTTGTCGAACAAGTCCTTGACTCGATCGATAATTGTTCCGATATTGACCAATTTGGTTACCTAGTCCTCGAGCTTCGATCTTTTATCATCCACAACAACCCCTTCTCCAACATCAAAAAACAAGATTTCACACGAATTAACGATGAATATTCGTCGGTGTTGCAACGTTTGAAGTACAAGAAGAAAAGGGTTGCTAGGAAAatcaaattgattaaatgtGTCAATAAGACTTCCGGGGTATGTGTAACAGCAGCTTGTGGACTAGTTGCTGTGGCAGCTTTAGTACTAGCAGCACATACTCTTGCTGCAATCGTCATCGGGCCAGCGATTTTAAGCGTACCTATAAAGccattaaggaaaaaaattatgagTTTTCAATTCTTGAAATGTGGATTTTTAACGAAAGTTGGAGATCAACTTGATGTTGCAGCAAAAGGTACGTATATTTTGAACAGGGATTTTGACACGATGAGTAGGCTCGTGGCCCGACTTCATGATGAAATTGACCATAACAAGGCAATGATTCAattgtgtttggataaaagGGAAGATAGGTTTTCATTGGAAGTGTtgaaggagttgaagaagagtAACATTGGGTTCAAGAAACAAGTTGAGGAGCTTGAAGAACATgtttatttatgtcttttgaCGATTAATCGTGCTAGAGCTTTGGTAATTACGGAAATTGCAAAATCATGTGGGAATAAAAGTCAAGGTAGTAGCCAGTAA